A stretch of Episyrphus balteatus chromosome 2, idEpiBalt1.1, whole genome shotgun sequence DNA encodes these proteins:
- the LOC129909079 gene encoding uncharacterized protein LOC129909079 encodes MEGEEKKMKKHWSKEETMAFLEFYKIRESEFQHSRKKKFAYANVLEDMISGGYIDSNTKPVHLEIKMAALLRAYKASRDRSKRTAAAPCVAPFLKQMEEIFGSRSKNLNNQTISCGAIDMEIEMELNKEKEHFDSIDFSTYSMSQPEFGDETHPRIKCEPSHEDHLHFVSPENITSSLPASNTPPSSIPSLKLNQNDYYEKRLRHLNRSDKERSKRWEQYLKIQAEKAERHREKMNKLDSIINLLLKRRF; translated from the exons ATGGAGGGCGaggaaaaaaa AATGAAGAAACATTGGAGCAAAGAGGAGACAATggcatttttagaattttacaaaattcgaGAATCTGAATTTCAGCATAGCAGGAAAAAGAAATTTGCCTACGCAAATGTCCTGGAAGATATGATATCTGGCGGATATATT GATTCAAACACAAAACCAGTTCATCTTGAAATAAAAATGGCGGCACTTTTGAGAGCTTACAAAGCCTCGAGAGACAGGTCGAAACGAACTGCCGCAGCTCCTTGTGTCGCaccatttttaaaacaaatggaAGAGATTTTCGGATCAAGATCAAAGAATCTCAATAACCAAACAATATCATGTGGAGCCATTGATATGGAAATAGAAATG GAATTAAATAAGGAAAAAGAACATTTTGATTCAATAGACTTTAGTACTTATTCTATGTCGCAGCCCGAATTTGGAGATGAAACCCACCCACGAATAAAATGTGAACCTTCACATGAAGATCACTTACATTTTGTATCACCGGAAAATATAACTTCTTCACTACCTGCTTCTAATACGCCGCCATCAAGCATAccttctttaaaattaaatcaaaatgatTATTATGAGAAGCGACTGCGACATCTAAATCGATCAGACAAAGAAAGATCAAAACGATGGGAGCAGTACCTAAAAATACAGGCAGAAAAAGCGGAGCGGCATCGAGAGAAAATGAACAAACTGGATAGCATTATCAATCTTCTACTGAAACGTCGATTTTga
- the LOC129909080 gene encoding 85/88 kDa calcium-independent phospholipase A2 isoform X2 → MFNVFQRLLGGDSPPNKVIEIKGDSLGTLQVIHRDESMVLFAPPLQQPDKKAIWEIVLQRPCTDPNTTSFSLYRATSQDEAEDKFNAFLHRLPIYVSIVKEQYNVNGLQKICDVLIENPSWSITHLVAYFNYPEYIGNPKVLEFIDYADHVTNMSPLQLAIKMNNIEMVKALLPLANIEHLDNNSNSVFHYAANTTKEIITMLSEKGTTHLNHCNVDGYTPLHLACLYDKPDCVKALLLSEADVNLPAKNISKVYKTTTPSSVAGFVKTNANKLYTQDMKYGGTPLHWCSSRETLQALINTGCDVNATNFDGKTALHVMVERNRFECVVTLLAYDAEIDVVDKDGNTALHIAIEKKLVPIVQCLVVFGSDFDLKNKEGTTPRHMVGKEANGSKDDEILYILHSVGAKRCPESNKSCQTGCSAKGTYNGIPPEAPESVEPREHIENMLASTSRQAIELFGNGSTSGGFYGKPVDPPVIVDTEKEKKGQSVMDTLLGVFSLKVKAESPPTSKKDSPTGSFEEASDAAMASATSSPTSPTSAGGTSYKGEKPYGRGRLLSLDGGGIRGLVLVQMLLEIEKLAQTPIIHMFDWIAGTSTGGILALGLGCGKTMRQCMGLYVRMKEQCFVGSRPYPSELFEAILKENLGEYTLMTDIKHPKIMVTGVMADRKPVDLHLFRNYTSASDILGIVTSISNRRVPPPQPEAQLVWRAARATGAAPSYFRAFGRFLDGGLIANNPTLDAMTEIHEYNMALKSVDRANEAVPVSVVVSLGTGLIPVTELKDIDVFRPESIWDTAKLAYGISTIGNLLVDQATASDGRVVDRARAWCSTVGIPYYRFNPQLPEDINMDEKSDQKLINMLWQAKAYCHQNRNKLIEMINLVK, encoded by the exons ATGTTCAATG tttttcaaagGCTTCTCGGTGGTGATAGTCCACCGAATAAGGTGATAGAAATTAAGGGAGACTCTTTGGGGACACTACAAGTAATCCATCGAGATGAATCAATGGTATTATTTGCACCGCCTTTACAACAACCAGATAAGAAGGCAATTTGGGAAATTGTCCTTCAGCGACCATGTACTGATCCAAATACAACATCTTTTAGTTTATATCGAGCAACTAGCCAAGATGAGGCAGAGGATAAATTTAATGCTTTTTTACATAGATTGCCGATATATGTTAGCATAGTTAAAGAG CAATATAATGTAAATGGACTTCAAAAAATATGTGATGTTCTAATAGAAAATCCATCATGGTCTATTACACATTTGGTAGCTTATTTCAATTACCCGGAATATATTGGAAATCCAAAAGTTTTGGAATTTATTGATTATGCTGATCATGTAACAAATATGTCGCCGCTTCAG ttaGCTATAAAAATGAACAATATAGAAATGGTTAAAGCACTCCTTCCATTGGCAAACATCGAACACTTGGACAATAATAGTAATTCAGTATTTCATTATGCAGCTAATACGACCAAAGAAATCATAAcc ATGTTAAGCGAAAAAGGTACCACTCACTTGAATCATTGTAATGTCGATGGTTATACGCCTCTCCACCTTGCGTGCCTCTACGATAAACCCGACTGTGTTAAAGCTCTACTCCTATCCGAAGCCGATGTTAATTTACCAGCTAAAAATATTAGCAAAGTCTATAAGACCACAACACCAAGTTCCGTTGCTGGTTTTGTCAAAACAAATGCCAATAAATTATATACCCAAGATATGAAATACGGTGGAACACCATTGCATTGGTGTTCATCGAGAGAAACACTTCAGGCATTAATCAATACTGGATGTGATGTTAATGCAACTAATTTTGATGGAAAAACTGCACTTCATGTTAtg gtGGAACGAAATCGCTTCGAATGTGTTGTTACTCTACTTGCTTATGATGCTGAAATTGATGTTGTAGACAAAGATGGTAATACGGCATTGCATATTGCAATTGAGAAAAAGCTTGTACCAATAGTGCAATGTTTAGTCGTTTTCGGAAGTGACTTCGACTTGAAGAACAAAGAGG GGACCACACCACGTCACATGGTTGGCAAAGAGGCTAATGGCAGTAAAGACGAtgaaattctttatattttgcATTCTGTTGGAGCAAAGAG ATGCCCCGAATCGAACAAAAGTTGCCAAACTGGTTGCAGCGCTAAAGGCACCTACAATGGTATTCCTCCAGAGGCTCCAGAATCTGTTGAACCACGTGAGCATATTGAAAATATGCTTGCATCTACCAGTCGACAAGCTATAGAGCTCTTTGGCAATGGAAGTACTAGTGGCGGATTTTATGGAAAACCTGTGGA TCCCCCAGTTATAGTTGACactgaaaaagaaaagaaaggcCAAAGTGTCATGGATACTCTATTGGGAGTATTTAGTCTTAAAGTTAAAGCTGAGTCTCCACCAACATCCAAAAAAGACTCACCCACAGGTAGTTTTGAAGAAGCTAGTGATGCTGCTATGGCCTCGGCAACTTCATCACCAACATCTCCAACATCTGCTGGTGGTACATCATACAAAGGTGAAAAACCTTACGGCCGTGGACGACTCTTGTCACTCGATGGTGGAGGTATTCGTGGATTGGTTTTGGTTCAAATGCTTTtggaaattgaaaaacttgccCAAACTCCAATTATTCATATGTTTGATTGGATTGCTGGCACTAGCACCGGAGGCATATTGGCTCTTGGTTTGGGATGTGGCAAGACAATGCGACAGTGCATGGGACTTTATGTGCGTATGAAAGAACAATGTTTTGTTGGTTCACGTCCATATCCAAGTGAGTTATTCGAAGCAATTCTAAAGGAGAACCTCGGTGAATACACCCTTATGACTGATATAAAACATCCAAAGATTATGGTCACTGGGGTAATGGCCGATCGGAAGCCTGTGGATCTTCATCTTTTTAGAAATTATACTAGTGCAAGTGATATACTGGGAATTGTTACATCTATAA gtaATCGTCGCGTCCCTCCACCACAACCCGAGGCTCAATTAGTTTGGCGTGCTGCACGAGCGACTGGTGCAGCTCCATCTTATTTTAG AGCTTTTGGTCGATTCTTGGATGGAGGTTTGATTGCCAACAATCCCACACTTGATGCTATGACAGAAATTCATGAATACAATATGGCACTTAAAAGCGTAGACAGAGCAAATGAAGCTGTTCCT gtcTCCGTTGTGGTTTCATTAGGCACTGGACTTATACCTGTCACTGAATTAAAGGACATTGATGTATTTCGACCCGAAAGTATCTGGGATACCGCCAAACTTGCCTATGGCATTTCAACTATTG gAAACTTGCTAGTTGACCAAGCAACCGCTTCTGATGGTCGTGTAGTTGATAGAGCTCGTGCTTGGTGTAGTACTGTTGGAATTCCATATTATAg GTTCAATCCACAATTACCCGAGGATATTAACATGGATGAGAAGAGTGACCAAAAGTTAATTAATATGCTTTGGCAGGCTAAAGCTTATTGTCATCAAAATCGTAACAAGCTAATTGAAATGATAAATTTAGTAAAATAG
- the LOC129909080 gene encoding 85/88 kDa calcium-independent phospholipase A2 isoform X1, protein MAWLSLGAIATGYVFQRLLGGDSPPNKVIEIKGDSLGTLQVIHRDESMVLFAPPLQQPDKKAIWEIVLQRPCTDPNTTSFSLYRATSQDEAEDKFNAFLHRLPIYVSIVKEQYNVNGLQKICDVLIENPSWSITHLVAYFNYPEYIGNPKVLEFIDYADHVTNMSPLQLAIKMNNIEMVKALLPLANIEHLDNNSNSVFHYAANTTKEIITMLSEKGTTHLNHCNVDGYTPLHLACLYDKPDCVKALLLSEADVNLPAKNISKVYKTTTPSSVAGFVKTNANKLYTQDMKYGGTPLHWCSSRETLQALINTGCDVNATNFDGKTALHVMVERNRFECVVTLLAYDAEIDVVDKDGNTALHIAIEKKLVPIVQCLVVFGSDFDLKNKEGTTPRHMVGKEANGSKDDEILYILHSVGAKRCPESNKSCQTGCSAKGTYNGIPPEAPESVEPREHIENMLASTSRQAIELFGNGSTSGGFYGKPVDPPVIVDTEKEKKGQSVMDTLLGVFSLKVKAESPPTSKKDSPTGSFEEASDAAMASATSSPTSPTSAGGTSYKGEKPYGRGRLLSLDGGGIRGLVLVQMLLEIEKLAQTPIIHMFDWIAGTSTGGILALGLGCGKTMRQCMGLYVRMKEQCFVGSRPYPSELFEAILKENLGEYTLMTDIKHPKIMVTGVMADRKPVDLHLFRNYTSASDILGIVTSISNRRVPPPQPEAQLVWRAARATGAAPSYFRAFGRFLDGGLIANNPTLDAMTEIHEYNMALKSVDRANEAVPVSVVVSLGTGLIPVTELKDIDVFRPESIWDTAKLAYGISTIGNLLVDQATASDGRVVDRARAWCSTVGIPYYRFNPQLPEDINMDEKSDQKLINMLWQAKAYCHQNRNKLIEMINLVK, encoded by the exons ATGGCTTGGTTGAGCTTAGGAGCAATCGCTACTGGCTATG tttttcaaagGCTTCTCGGTGGTGATAGTCCACCGAATAAGGTGATAGAAATTAAGGGAGACTCTTTGGGGACACTACAAGTAATCCATCGAGATGAATCAATGGTATTATTTGCACCGCCTTTACAACAACCAGATAAGAAGGCAATTTGGGAAATTGTCCTTCAGCGACCATGTACTGATCCAAATACAACATCTTTTAGTTTATATCGAGCAACTAGCCAAGATGAGGCAGAGGATAAATTTAATGCTTTTTTACATAGATTGCCGATATATGTTAGCATAGTTAAAGAG CAATATAATGTAAATGGACTTCAAAAAATATGTGATGTTCTAATAGAAAATCCATCATGGTCTATTACACATTTGGTAGCTTATTTCAATTACCCGGAATATATTGGAAATCCAAAAGTTTTGGAATTTATTGATTATGCTGATCATGTAACAAATATGTCGCCGCTTCAG ttaGCTATAAAAATGAACAATATAGAAATGGTTAAAGCACTCCTTCCATTGGCAAACATCGAACACTTGGACAATAATAGTAATTCAGTATTTCATTATGCAGCTAATACGACCAAAGAAATCATAAcc ATGTTAAGCGAAAAAGGTACCACTCACTTGAATCATTGTAATGTCGATGGTTATACGCCTCTCCACCTTGCGTGCCTCTACGATAAACCCGACTGTGTTAAAGCTCTACTCCTATCCGAAGCCGATGTTAATTTACCAGCTAAAAATATTAGCAAAGTCTATAAGACCACAACACCAAGTTCCGTTGCTGGTTTTGTCAAAACAAATGCCAATAAATTATATACCCAAGATATGAAATACGGTGGAACACCATTGCATTGGTGTTCATCGAGAGAAACACTTCAGGCATTAATCAATACTGGATGTGATGTTAATGCAACTAATTTTGATGGAAAAACTGCACTTCATGTTAtg gtGGAACGAAATCGCTTCGAATGTGTTGTTACTCTACTTGCTTATGATGCTGAAATTGATGTTGTAGACAAAGATGGTAATACGGCATTGCATATTGCAATTGAGAAAAAGCTTGTACCAATAGTGCAATGTTTAGTCGTTTTCGGAAGTGACTTCGACTTGAAGAACAAAGAGG GGACCACACCACGTCACATGGTTGGCAAAGAGGCTAATGGCAGTAAAGACGAtgaaattctttatattttgcATTCTGTTGGAGCAAAGAG ATGCCCCGAATCGAACAAAAGTTGCCAAACTGGTTGCAGCGCTAAAGGCACCTACAATGGTATTCCTCCAGAGGCTCCAGAATCTGTTGAACCACGTGAGCATATTGAAAATATGCTTGCATCTACCAGTCGACAAGCTATAGAGCTCTTTGGCAATGGAAGTACTAGTGGCGGATTTTATGGAAAACCTGTGGA TCCCCCAGTTATAGTTGACactgaaaaagaaaagaaaggcCAAAGTGTCATGGATACTCTATTGGGAGTATTTAGTCTTAAAGTTAAAGCTGAGTCTCCACCAACATCCAAAAAAGACTCACCCACAGGTAGTTTTGAAGAAGCTAGTGATGCTGCTATGGCCTCGGCAACTTCATCACCAACATCTCCAACATCTGCTGGTGGTACATCATACAAAGGTGAAAAACCTTACGGCCGTGGACGACTCTTGTCACTCGATGGTGGAGGTATTCGTGGATTGGTTTTGGTTCAAATGCTTTtggaaattgaaaaacttgccCAAACTCCAATTATTCATATGTTTGATTGGATTGCTGGCACTAGCACCGGAGGCATATTGGCTCTTGGTTTGGGATGTGGCAAGACAATGCGACAGTGCATGGGACTTTATGTGCGTATGAAAGAACAATGTTTTGTTGGTTCACGTCCATATCCAAGTGAGTTATTCGAAGCAATTCTAAAGGAGAACCTCGGTGAATACACCCTTATGACTGATATAAAACATCCAAAGATTATGGTCACTGGGGTAATGGCCGATCGGAAGCCTGTGGATCTTCATCTTTTTAGAAATTATACTAGTGCAAGTGATATACTGGGAATTGTTACATCTATAA gtaATCGTCGCGTCCCTCCACCACAACCCGAGGCTCAATTAGTTTGGCGTGCTGCACGAGCGACTGGTGCAGCTCCATCTTATTTTAG AGCTTTTGGTCGATTCTTGGATGGAGGTTTGATTGCCAACAATCCCACACTTGATGCTATGACAGAAATTCATGAATACAATATGGCACTTAAAAGCGTAGACAGAGCAAATGAAGCTGTTCCT gtcTCCGTTGTGGTTTCATTAGGCACTGGACTTATACCTGTCACTGAATTAAAGGACATTGATGTATTTCGACCCGAAAGTATCTGGGATACCGCCAAACTTGCCTATGGCATTTCAACTATTG gAAACTTGCTAGTTGACCAAGCAACCGCTTCTGATGGTCGTGTAGTTGATAGAGCTCGTGCTTGGTGTAGTACTGTTGGAATTCCATATTATAg GTTCAATCCACAATTACCCGAGGATATTAACATGGATGAGAAGAGTGACCAAAAGTTAATTAATATGCTTTGGCAGGCTAAAGCTTATTGTCATCAAAATCGTAACAAGCTAATTGAAATGATAAATTTAGTAAAATAG